One Oryza brachyantha chromosome 3, ObraRS2, whole genome shotgun sequence DNA segment encodes these proteins:
- the LOC102711868 gene encoding probable mitochondrial import inner membrane translocase subunit TIM21, with translation MASRITRLLQPHHRRRLFSTAAEASSRRPPARSPLGAAAAPKHDVAKAEVSSLKNSRWYMMKSNSSSPLMTHNESRKVSAYLVRPCASYSTKSSDQNPKEGKKDLTTVEDPFDAPTYNIPEKPVTFAEGASYSLVIVAGLGIAALAGYAVFKELIFEPKEYKIFGKALARVQNDSQVTAKIGYPVTGYGNESRNRAARQRIPNKIWTDEEGVEHVEVNFYIRGPHGAGKVYSEMFKDNNDRNWKFTYLIVEIVSPHRSQLMLESYVPA, from the exons ATGGCCTCCAGGATCACGAGGCTGCTCCAgccccaccaccgccgccgcctcttctCAACCGCCGCGGAGGCCTCCTCCCgcaggccgccggcgcgctcccccctcggcgccgccgccgcccccaag CATGATGTTGCAAAGGCTGAAG tctcatctttaaaaaattcaaggtGGTATATGATGAAGTCAAACTCTTCAAGTCCTCTCATGACACACAATGAAAGCCGCAAAGTATCTGCTTATTTAGTTAGGCCTTGTGCATCCTACTCCACAAAATCTTCAGACCAGAACCCAAAAGAG GGAAAAAAAGACTTGACAACTGTTGAAGATCCCTTTGATGCTCCTACCTATAACATACCTGAGAAGCCAGTGACATTTGCTGAAGGGGCTTCCTACAGTCTTGTTATAGTCGCGGGACTTGGAATTGCAGCATTGGCTGGATATGCTGTTTTCAAAGAGCTTATATTTGAACCAAAAGA GTACAAGATTTTTGGAAAAGCTCTAGCAAGAGTTCAGAATGATAGTCAG GTTACGGCAAAAATTGGGTATCCTGTTACTGGATATGGTAATGAAAGTAGAAATCGCGCAGCTCGGCAGCGCATTCCTAACAAGATTTGGACAGATGAGGAGGGCGTTGAACACGTGGAG GTGAATTTCTATATCCGAGGACCTCATGGAGCTGGGAAGGTGTACTCAGAGATGTTCAAAGATAACAATGACAGGAATTGGAAGTTCACATACCTTATTGTTGAGATCGTGTCTCCACATCGTTCACAACTAATGTTAGAATCTTACGTACCAGCATAA
- the LOC102699296 gene encoding probable disease resistance protein At1g61300 encodes MEMQFAAVLASLALGGALLVLVFGKWWQPLADADRRVRELANAVEALLQLRCELLKGEPAPESDQSRAWLRRVQEAQDEAASLKARHDGGQLYVLRLVQYLVSSAPVAGVAEQQLKAIRALREQGEALLEAALATPQAPPPLLRQPEELELPPETRLTRPCLNEALRFLGECDAALGVWGAGGVGKTTVLKQVRDACGLVAAFDHVLLVAASRDCTVAKLQREVVAVLGLRDAPTEQAQAAGILGFLRDKSFLLLLDGVWERLDLERVGIPQPFGVVAGRVRKVVVASRSEAVCADMGCRKKIKMECLNEEDAWRLFEANVGGETIHRHPQIPALARQVAAECNGLPLSLVTVGRAMSSKRTPNEWGDTLDAMKTTKLSSAPGSDKSAHPLVKFCYDNLGSDMAGECFRACALWPEDHNISKDELVQCWIGLGLLPELADVEEAHRLAHSVISTLEAARLVERGDNHRYNMFPSDTHVRLHDVVRDAALRFAPGKWLVRAGAGIREPPREEALWRDARRVSLMHNSIEDAPAKAAAGALADAQPETLMLQCNRALPRRMLQAIQHFTGLTYLDLEETGIVDAFPMEICCLVNLEYLNLSKNRILSLPMELSNLSRLKYFYMRDNYYIQITIPAGLISRLGKLQVLELFTASIVSVADDYVAPVIDDLESSGARIDELGLWLDSTGDVARLARLAPGVRVRSLHLRKLNGARSLPLLSAQHAAEFGGVQEHIKELVFYSSDVEEIVADARVPRLEVVKFGFLTRLRGVAWSHGAASNLREVAIGACHAVAHLTWVQHLPHLESLNLSGCNGMATLLGGAAEGGSAAAGELVTFPRLRLLALLGLPKLEAIRADGGECAFPELRRVQTRGCPRLRRIPMRPAASGQCKVRVECDKQWWSALQWASDDVKAYFAPVLI; translated from the exons ATGGAGATGCagttcgccgccgtcctcgcctccctcgcgcTCGGCGGGGCGCTGCTGGTGCTCGTCTTCGGCAAGTGGTGGCAGCCGCTGGCCGACGCCGACAGGCGCGTCAGGGAGCTCGCCAACGCCGTGGAggcgctgctgcagctgcgGTGCGAGTTGCTGAAGGGGGAGCCGGCGCCGGAGTCGGACCAGTCCCGCGCGTGGCTGCGGCGGGTGCAGGAGGCGCAGGACGAGGCCGCGTCGCTCAAGGCGCGGCACGACGGCGGGCAGCTCTACGTGCTCCGCCTCGTGCAGTACCTCGTCTCCTCGGCCCCCGTCGCCGGGGTGGCCGAGCAGCAGCTCAAGGCCATCCGCGCGCTCCGGGAGCAGGGCGAAGCGCTGCTGGAGGCCGCGCTGGCCACGCcgcaggcgccgccgccgctgctccgccAGCCGGAGGAGCTGGAGCTCCCGCCGGAGACCAGGCTCACGAGGCCCTGCCTCAACGAGGCGCTCCGCTTCCTCGGCGAATGCGACGCCGCGCTCGGCGTCtggggcgccggcggcgtgggcaAGACCACGGTGCTGAAGCAGGTTCGCGACGCCTGCGGCCTCGTCGCGGCGTTCGACCACGTCCTGCTCGTGGCGGCCTCCAGGGACTGCACGGTGGCCAAGCTGCAGAGGGAGGTGGTGGCCGTGCTCGGCCTGCGGGACGCGCCGACGGAGCAGGCGCAGGCCGCCGGCATCCTGGGCTTCCTCAGGGACAAGAGCTTCCTTCTGCTCCTCGACGGCGTGTGGGAGCGCCTGGACCTGGAGAGGGTCGGCATCCCGCAGCCGTTCGGCGTGGTGGCCGGCCGGGTgaggaaggtggtggtggcatcGAGGAGCGAGGCGGTGTGCGCCGACATGGGATGCCGCAAGAAGATCAAGATGGAGTGCTTGAACGAGGAGGATGCGTGGCGCCTGTTCGAAGCCAACGTTGGCGGGGAGACGATCCATCGTCACCCTCAAATTCCCGCGCTTGCAAGACAG GTCGCCGCAGAGTGCAATGGCTTGCCTCTGTCCCTCGTCACCGTCGGCCGTGCCATGTCAAGCAAGCGCACACCGAATGAGTGGGGCGACACGCTCGACGCCATGAAGACGACGAAGCTCTCGAGTGCGCCTGGCTCGGACAAGAGCGCTCACCCTCTGGTGAAGTTCTGCTACGACAATCTGGGCAGCGACATGGCGGGCGAGTGCTTCCGGGCCTGCGCGCTCTGGCCGGAGGATCACAACATCTCCAAGGACGAGCTCGTCCAGTGCTGGATCGGTCTCGGCCTGCTCCCGGAGCTCGCCGACGTCGAGGAGGCGCACCGGCTGGCGCACTCGGTGATCTCCACCCTGGAGGCGGCGCGCCTGGTGGAGCGGGGGGACAACCACCGGTACAACATGTTCCCGTCCGACACGCACGTCAGGCTCCACGACGTCGTCCGCGACGCGGCGCTCCGGTTCGCGCCGGGGAAGTGGCTggtccgcgccggcgccgggatCAGGGAGCCGCCGCGCGAGGAGGCGCTGTGGCGCGACGCCCGGCGCGTGTCCCTGATGCACAACAGCATCGAGGACGCGCCGGcgaaggccgccgccggcgccctcgCGGACGCGCAGCCGGAGACGCTGATGCTCCAGTGCAACCGCGCCCTGCCGAGGAGGATGCTCCAGGCGATCCAGCACTTCACCGGGCTCACCTACCTGGACCTGGAGGAGACCGGCATCGTCGACGCGTTCCCGATGGAGATCTGCTGCCTGGTCAACCTGGAGTACCTGAACCTCTCCAAGAACAGGATCCTGTCGCTGCCAATGGAGCTGAGCAACCTGAGCCGGCTCAAGTACTTCTACATGCGTGACAACTACTACATCCAGATCACCATACCGGCCGGGCTGATCTCGCGGCTCGGCAAGCTGCAGGTGCTGGAACTGTTCACCGCGAGCATCGTCTCCGTCGCGGACGACTACGTCGCGCCGGTCATCGATGATCTCGAGAGCAGCGGCGCGCGGATAGATGAGCTGGGCCTGTGGCTGGACAGCACCGGGGACGTGGCGAGGCTCGCGAGGCTGGCGCCGGGCGTGCGCGTCCGGTCGCTCCACCTCCGCAAGCTGAACGGCGCGCGGTCCCTGCCGCTGCTGTCCGCGCAGCACGCGGCGGAGTTCGGCGGCGTGCAGGAGCACATCAAGGAGCTGGTCTTCTACTCGTCCGACGTCGAGgagatcgtcgccgacgcgcgcGTGCCGAGGCTGGAGGTGGTCAAGTTCGGGTTCCTGACGAGGCTCCGCGGCGTGGCGTGGTCCCACGGGGCGGCGTCCAACCTCCGCGAGGTGGCCATCGGCGCGTGCCACGCCGTGGCGCACCTGACGTGGGTGCAGCACCTCCCCCACCTGGAGTCGCTCAACCTCAGCGGGTGCAACGGGATGGCGACGCTGCtgggcggcgccgcggaggggggcagcgccgccgccggtgagctggTGACGTTCCCGCGGCTGCGCCTGCTGGCGCTGCTGGGCCTGCCGAAGCTGGAGGCCATCCGCGCCGACGGCGGGGAGTGCGCGTTCCCGGAGCTCCGGCGCGTGCAGACGAGGGGGTGCCCGCGGCTGAGGCGCATCCCgatgcggccggcggcgagcgggcagTGCAAGGTGAGGGTGGAGTGCGACAAGCAGTGGTGGAGCGCACTGCAGTGGGCGAGCGACGACGTCAAGGCATACTTCGCGCCCGTGCTGATCTGA
- the LOC102699852 gene encoding tyrosine-specific transport protein-like isoform X1, translating to MQGALARALSQRAPHRCIPPTTTTATATRLPERRGLCGGSGGTVNGERARAAAAAVVVVRAAPGGARVGVGGPGVGDARPQQGEEDVGAGEAVPSSSSSCGGAKRGSVVGAAALVVGTSIGSGILAVPQRTAPAGFVPSAACMVTCWAFLVIEALLLAEINVHLRRKKGKDAGDGGGGGHLEVISLKSMAQETLGEWGGNLAAGAYLFLSYTSMVAYTSKSGEVLSRLIAGVPEPVSGGAFTAALALLIAAGGTGVTDKVNQLLTFVMIGLLLTIEVSAVASGAGLTTPANTNWEQVPATLPVIIFTLVFHDIAPVICAYLGGDLVRIRLSILVGSIVPLLSLLVWDDIALSVSTDLNGFDIMDMLKTEWSYTVVETFSLLAVGTSLIGTLLGASQFFIEQMANLVSSSAQGHEEEEGSRHRGGRAVDDNAMLSYIAAGAVVAPTVLIAATVPNSFSIATDIAGGYCMTILYGVLPPLMAWAITTSRMSDSRAGSVEAESSVGGGANVDLTSAKPVLVGMGVFSVLMVFEQMSQDLVSFQSYLLAWTG from the exons ATGCAGGGAGccctcgcgcgcgcgctctcGCAACGCGCCCCGCACCGCTGCAtcccaccgacgacgacgacggcgacggcgacacgccTGCCGGAAAGGAGAGGCCTctgcggcggctccggcggaACAGTCAACGGCGAGAGGGCgcgggccgcggccgccgccgtcgtcgtggtgAGAGCGGCGCCTGGAGGAgcgcgcgtcggcgtcggcggcccgGGCGTAGGCGACGCGAGGCCGCAGCAGGGGGAGGAAGATgtgggcgcgggcgaggcggtgccgtcgtcgtcgtcgtcgtgcggtGGCGCGAAGCGGGGGAGCgtggtcggcgccgccgcgctcgtggTCGGGACCAGCATCGGCTCCGGCATCCTCGCCGTGCCGCAGCGCACGGCGCCAGCG GGGTTCGTCCCGAGCGCGGCGTGCATGGTCACCTGCTGGGCTTTCCTGGTGATCGAGGCGCTCCTCCTGGCCGAGATCAACGTCCACCTGCGGCGAAAGAAAGGGaaggacgccggcgacggcggcggcggcggccacctgGAGGTCATATCACTGAAGAGCATGGCGCAGGAGACGCTGGGCGAGTGGGGAGGGAACCTGGCCGCCGGGGCCTACCTGTTCCTGTCCTACACTTCGATGGTCGCCTACACGTCCAAGTCCGGCGAGGTGCTCTCCCGCCTGATCGCCGGCGTGCCCGAGCCCGTCTCCGGTGGCGCCTTcaccgccgccctcgcgctcctcatcgccgccggcggcaccGGCGTGACCGACAAGGTGAACCAGCTGCTCACTTTCGTCATGATAG GATTACTGCTGACGATCGAGGTCTCAGCAGTGGCATCCGGTGCCGGCCTGACTACGCCAGCGAACACCAACTGGGAGCAGGTCCCTGCAACGCTTCCCGTGATCATCTTCACGCTGGTCTTCCACGACATCGCTCCAG TGATATGTGCTTACCTTGGAGGGGACCTCGTCAGGATTCGGCTCTCGATACTCGTCGGAAGCATTGTGCCACTGCTGTCATTGCTCGTATGGGATGACATTGCACTCAGCGTCTCCACGGATCTTAATGGGTTTGACATCATGGACATGCTTAAGACAGA ATGGAGTTATACTGTTGTGGAGACGTTCTCACTCCTTGCTGTTGGGACATCGCTGATCGGGACTCTGCTTGGAGCCTCACAGTTCTTCATCGAGCAGATGGCCAATCTTGTCTCTTCTTCAGCCCAAGGACAT gaagaagaagaaggatcAAGGCATCGTGGCGGCAGAGCAGTTGACGACAACGCCATGCTCAGCTACATCGCTGCAGGGGCTGTGGTTGCCCCAACCGTGCTAATTGCAGCAACTGTTCCGAATTCATTCTCCATAGCCACTGACATCGCA GGCGGCTACTGCATGACCATCCTATACGGTGTTCTTCCTCCATTGATGGCCTGGGCTATCACCACCTCCAGGATGTCAGATTCGAGAGCCGGATCCGTCGAAGCAGAATCATCTGTCGGTGGCGGGGCCAATGTGGACTTGACCAGTGCAAAGCCAGTGCTAGTCGGGATGGGGGTGTTCTCTGTGCTCATGGTGTTCGAGCAAATGTCCCAGGATCTCGTCAGTTTTCAGTCCTATCTCCTCGCGTGGACAGGCTGA
- the LOC102699852 gene encoding tyrosine-specific transport protein 2-like isoform X2 gives MVTCWAFLVIEALLLAEINVHLRRKKGKDAGDGGGGGHLEVISLKSMAQETLGEWGGNLAAGAYLFLSYTSMVAYTSKSGEVLSRLIAGVPEPVSGGAFTAALALLIAAGGTGVTDKVNQLLTFVMIGLLLTIEVSAVASGAGLTTPANTNWEQVPATLPVIIFTLVFHDIAPVICAYLGGDLVRIRLSILVGSIVPLLSLLVWDDIALSVSTDLNGFDIMDMLKTEWSYTVVETFSLLAVGTSLIGTLLGASQFFIEQMANLVSSSAQGHEEEEGSRHRGGRAVDDNAMLSYIAAGAVVAPTVLIAATVPNSFSIATDIAGGYCMTILYGVLPPLMAWAITTSRMSDSRAGSVEAESSVGGGANVDLTSAKPVLVGMGVFSVLMVFEQMSQDLVSFQSYLLAWTG, from the exons ATGGTCACCTGCTGGGCTTTCCTGGTGATCGAGGCGCTCCTCCTGGCCGAGATCAACGTCCACCTGCGGCGAAAGAAAGGGaaggacgccggcgacggcggcggcggcggccacctgGAGGTCATATCACTGAAGAGCATGGCGCAGGAGACGCTGGGCGAGTGGGGAGGGAACCTGGCCGCCGGGGCCTACCTGTTCCTGTCCTACACTTCGATGGTCGCCTACACGTCCAAGTCCGGCGAGGTGCTCTCCCGCCTGATCGCCGGCGTGCCCGAGCCCGTCTCCGGTGGCGCCTTcaccgccgccctcgcgctcctcatcgccgccggcggcaccGGCGTGACCGACAAGGTGAACCAGCTGCTCACTTTCGTCATGATAG GATTACTGCTGACGATCGAGGTCTCAGCAGTGGCATCCGGTGCCGGCCTGACTACGCCAGCGAACACCAACTGGGAGCAGGTCCCTGCAACGCTTCCCGTGATCATCTTCACGCTGGTCTTCCACGACATCGCTCCAG TGATATGTGCTTACCTTGGAGGGGACCTCGTCAGGATTCGGCTCTCGATACTCGTCGGAAGCATTGTGCCACTGCTGTCATTGCTCGTATGGGATGACATTGCACTCAGCGTCTCCACGGATCTTAATGGGTTTGACATCATGGACATGCTTAAGACAGA ATGGAGTTATACTGTTGTGGAGACGTTCTCACTCCTTGCTGTTGGGACATCGCTGATCGGGACTCTGCTTGGAGCCTCACAGTTCTTCATCGAGCAGATGGCCAATCTTGTCTCTTCTTCAGCCCAAGGACAT gaagaagaagaaggatcAAGGCATCGTGGCGGCAGAGCAGTTGACGACAACGCCATGCTCAGCTACATCGCTGCAGGGGCTGTGGTTGCCCCAACCGTGCTAATTGCAGCAACTGTTCCGAATTCATTCTCCATAGCCACTGACATCGCA GGCGGCTACTGCATGACCATCCTATACGGTGTTCTTCCTCCATTGATGGCCTGGGCTATCACCACCTCCAGGATGTCAGATTCGAGAGCCGGATCCGTCGAAGCAGAATCATCTGTCGGTGGCGGGGCCAATGTGGACTTGACCAGTGCAAAGCCAGTGCTAGTCGGGATGGGGGTGTTCTCTGTGCTCATGGTGTTCGAGCAAATGTCCCAGGATCTCGTCAGTTTTCAGTCCTATCTCCTCGCGTGGACAGGCTGA